Genomic segment of Marmota flaviventris isolate mMarFla1 chromosome 4, mMarFla1.hap1, whole genome shotgun sequence:
TTAACCGTAGAGAATGGTTATTGAGAAGCCTCAATTTCCTATCTTTTCAAATCTTCAGCTATGAAATCCtactcctcttttcttttttaatgtaaaaaattacaGTTCTTCCCCTAAAGTCTAGGCTAAGTTACTTCCATCCTGTGAGCTTCCCATTTGTACCACAGTGTGAGCTTTTCAAATCAATATGAGTTTGGATTTAAGAATCCAAATGTTCTTatcatattctattttaaaacattttgttctcCATAGTATTTGAACAGCTGTTAGATCTATAAACATTTTGACACCCGGGCCAAGGAAGGAGAAAGTTTTTGAACCACTGTGTGGACATTTCTAGCTCTGCCCTGAAGGCACCCTTCTGCCCTCCCCTTATAGTATGTGCCCCAACTTCCACTGCGTGGTTCAGAAGGAGGAAGAATCAGTACAGAAGTTATCAGAGGGATGGTTGTGGATGCTTCCTTACACCTAACCCTGGTATCTTTCTGAGAAAACTGTGGTGTCTAAAAGCCAAACCCAGGACAAAAACTGAGTTTCTCAGCCGACTAAAATGGGAGCTGGACTTTTATACCACAGGACTGCTGACTGTATTAAGGATATAAAAGATGTTGCTTCAGGTGCACATTAGCCTCCCATTCCAAAGGGAGGGGGGTTAGTGTGGGGATCTAGGCACTTCTGGAATTGGGCAGGCTGCCTTCATTTACCCAGTTGCTTTGAGGAGTAGCTAACATGATCAGAGGTCAGGTCAGTGGACAAGGGCACAGGACCTGGGAGCTTAGAGGGGAAGGTTGACCAGCATCCCTTACCCATTTAGGGACAAGAAAATCTAAGACAAGCGGGCAGAAGGACATTGGTGACTCCATCATACCTCAATAGTGTATGAAAAATTGCCTGAGTGCATTCTTCTGAGGCAAGTGTCTTCCATTTTCCAAAGTTTCTCAAAGGATCCAACATTCATCTtgtcttgttgttttgttttaagagagtGCTGACCAGTTCTTTAGTCTTCCTTGACAATGTAGGATAAAAATGCAGCTATTTGAATTATAACCAACATTTCCATAGATGCAAATGAGTCTATTTTCTCTCAGGATGTTTAATCAGTCATTAGCAGAGAGGGAGGCTCTGGGCTACAGTGACAGTTAGTCCCCTTCAACAGTGACTTTAAAGTCTTGTGTGAACAAGACCCATTTTTTGAGACCTGGTTACATGGAAGAATAAGGAAGCAATTTGTGTAAAACTTTCTGATTCTCTTTTGGAGGAGGGTAGTTGACACATTAGCTTTCCTAAGAATACATAATTATGGCCAATGATGTGATTCAAGCTAGatgtaagtataaaaatattgtaCAGAGTGAACTAATAagtatttggtttctttttccccttcttaCTCTGCTTGATCAACCAGATAATGTCATTCtaacaaatgactttttttttgcttagatAAGCCatctaattaaataaaatctgtgGAAGTTCTATGAGCCCTTGGGTAAAAGCAAACTGATACAATGTGTATTTGCATAGTGATTAAAAGGGAATTTGACCcgtcacagtggtgcacacctgtaatcccaggaactccagaggctgaggcaggaggatcccaagttcatggccagcctcagcaatttagtgagaccaatTTAGTGAGATCAAAAAAACAGCAGAATATGTTTAGAGTGGGCCTTCCTTATTAGAAAACCTCTTACTAACAGATTAGGGGTTGAAGTTATAAAATACCAACTTAGTGGtgtttaattcaaaataaaaagtaaataaggactgaaatgtagctcagtggtagagcccacccttggtttcaatccctagtaccaaaaataagggCAAGGGGAGCTTGGGCATGAATTTGTTTACCTGTGTTCCGGGATTAATGGCCAATAGCAGCATAATAGGTAATCTGAATTCAATTGAACTGAAatggtcctaaacctaaaccttccctCAAAACAATTATTTCTGGTCAAAAACAGCAGAATGTGTTTAGAGTGGACAAAAACTCTTACTAACAGATTAGGGTGTTGAAGTTATAAAATATCACAGTCTAAAAGAACTTTGCTCATGTCTATGACATCACCGTGATACTACTTTATCAATTCACAGGCACTTTGCCTTTTTGCCTGTTTAGGAATAAAACAACACAATGGATTGGGGGACCCTGCACACTTTCATTGGGGGTGTGAATAAACACTCCACCAGCATTGGGAAGGTGTGGATCACAGTCATCTTCATTTTCCGAGTCATGATCCTTGTGGTGGCTGCCCAGGAAGTGTGGGGTGATGAACAGGAAGACTTTGTCTGCAACACTCTGCAACCAGGATGCAAGAACGTGTGCTACGACCACTTCTTCCCCATCTCCCACATCCGCCTGTGGGCCTTGCAGCTGATCTTTGTGTCCACCCCAGCACTGCTGGTGGCCATGCATGTGGCCTACTACAGACATGAAACTGCCCGCAGGttcaggaaaggagagaagagaaatgaattCAAAGACCTAGAGGACATAAAAAAGCAGAAGGTTCGAATAGAGGGGTCCCTGTGGTGGACATACACCAGCAGCATCTTCTTCCGGATTATCTTCGAAGCTGCCTTTATGTATGTGTTTTACTTCCTCTACAATGGGTACCACCTGCCCTGGGTGCTGAAATGTGGGATTGAGCCCTGCCCCAATCTTGTTGACTGCTTTATTTCCAGACCAACTGAGAAAACTGTGTTTACGATTTTTATGATTTCTGCATCTGTGATTTGCATGTTGCTTAATGTGGCAGAGCTATGTTATCTGCTGCTGAAAGTGTGTTTTAGGAGATCCAAAAGAACCCAGACCCAAAGAAATCACCCCAACCATGCCATAAAAGAGAgtaagcaaaatgaaatgaatgagcTGATTTCAGATAGTGGTCAAAATGCAATCACAGGTTTTCCAAGTTAAGCATTTCAAGATAAAGTGTTGTCACATCCTAATAAAACATTTGTCTTCTCCAGGAGAAGACAACCTGAAAATCCCCTCTCTAGGCTGTAAAGTTTGTCTTTATAAATGACTTTCATAATAAATAGATACTTGAGTTCACTTTTTGTAGAATACTTGTGCCATTCACATGTGACATAATCAAATACATGGTTCATCtctgaaaacaaaacactggTTGATGACTGAGCCTTGAAGTCACTTtaacaaattcattttatgtggaTCATCTGACCTAGTAGGTTttcctgaaaatttattttactgcTGTTGTTAAAGAACTTTTTTCTAGAAACTGATACTTTTATtagtaaaagatatttttataggATTGAATGTTTTAGTTCTGACTTTgaatttatataaagtatttttataatgACCAGCCTTCCTTATCTGAAAAAACATATGATGTTAGTTTTAGTACTGTACCACAGGTATCtcaattttgaatttaaaaagggTCTATCTTGTAAATATTGTTTTGCATTGTCTATTGAGAAATTTATGAACTGTCATGATATTTTCAAGGTGGAAAGTGTTCTTTGTACAATATATTTTTACTGCTTCCTGAATGTAGATGGAGCTATATGGAAGTGGGATGCTTTTTAAAACTAGCCTGTTTGCCAATTGttatgaaaaaaacataaatgtgaTCAATTCAATAAAGCTCAACCCCATTGCTTAAGTCTTCATATGTGCTGTGGGTCTCTGTTCCTTCTGGGTCCCTTGCTGCCATCACTAGTGGTGTGATAAGCTGATTATGTTACTTTTGCTAGGGAGGCCACCAGCTACTGTGCTTAAAGTTGCTAAGACTTCAACAGAGATTCTTGCATTCTCATGATAAATGAGCACAGGTTAAGTTTAGCAGCCTAACAGGTCCTCAGCTTGGAGAGGGATAGGCAGACTGCTTGTAGGACTCTTGGAAAATGTCCTTTGGGTCAGTTCAGCCTTGATAAAGACAAGATTAGGAAGATCTTCAACAGCTTTCCTAGTCCAGtctgtgttgctataacaaaacacctgaaacTGGGTGACATATAGTAAAGAAGGTTTATTTAGCTAAATGTTCTGGAGTTCCAAGATCTTGGCACTGGCATCTGCTCAACTCTGGATACATCAAAACATGACTTCATGATCAGAGCATATTTGGAGGGAaagatcacatggcaagacagaaGGTAAGCAAGTGGAATGCCAGTCCCACTTATAACAATCCACTCTCAAGGGTCTTCCTGATAGAGTAGCATTGATCCTTTCCAAGGGAAGTGCCCCCCGTGATCTAATTACCTTACaataggctccacctcttaaaagttcctcCACCTCAACATTCACCACACTTGGCCCCAGGCGTCTAGCACATGAAAGCTTTGGGCAACACACTCAAACCATACCCAAACCACAACAGCAGCCTTCAAACAAAGCTTGTTTTGAAAGACTCATTACCTAAGCCCTTCAGTCCATAGTGACTTTACACCCAGAGATggggaaatctctctctctctccccagggaTTTCCAGATTGAACACAGAGGGAAGGTGGGTATGAATGAGTCAGCCAGCCACAGACTGGTCACTCTTGGGAGTAATGAGACACACACAAATGCAGCCTCTGTATAAAAGGATGGCCAGCCTAGGGCACCTTCAGGATACTGATGAATAATGGCACCAAACCAGAAAACTCCTAATGaataataaacatatatgaaGGCTTGCTATGGCACTTTGATTCCTAAAGGAACTGTTCAGAACCTctctccagaaaaacaaaaaagtgattCTCATTTTCTTCACAGTCTAAAGCAAATCATGGTTGTATCAGTTCACCTAAATATTCTAGTACCAATctataaaaatcaagaattaaccttttcaatccattttttaatcatgctagaattaaaaaaataaaaatcattttacttttatctaAATTAACATTGATTTGTAACTATTTTTATGGTAAAATGACAGCTGGAGTAGTTGTGATGGGtgtagtaattttttaaagaagggaaTCTGTTGCTTTTCAAAACATTTCCTAAAGTGGGGGAAGAAAATTTATAGACTTTCCAAGCACATCTGTGTTTTTTCAGTACtgttattatgattttaaaaagaagtaatttaactttcttttttataagaaGTTAGTAATAAGCGTCCTTTATACTTCTGTGAAAGgacttatttttcactttaataatttattaattttaaaatatttgtatcatttgcaacaacttacattttaatttttggtgtgTTATCAGTTGAATGGGATAAAGCTCTTagatattccaaaatatttataaaacatctcATTGACTGTTGAAATCATTTCCAAAATGGTGACTATCTAACAACTAGTCATaaatttttttaaccacaaatCACACATTTTGTAagtcttgaatttattttaactctaacttttaattgatatatcaggtatgttttagaaaaatctttGAGAACACCAAAGGAAACTATCCCAGAATCTAATGTAGTTTGTTGTTAACAATGCTTTAATGAAAGTATATTGCTAATAACATATTTCCTCAAGAAATATAAAGTTGAATAGTTTTATTGTAGAAAAGTATGTTATATTTCTCCATGAAGTTCAATAAATCATCTttttgtgaagaagaaaaaataaagaattaaccTTTTAAAACAAAGTCACAATTTCATCATCACTAGTCATCACTGATTTGTCCTCTGATGTTCCTTTCTTTTGAAGTGGCTATTTAGGTATAAAATGAAGCCTATAAAGAGGTATAGGGCAGGGTCAGGGCAGATCATGCATCCTTGGTACAGTCCCAGCCTGGATGGAAGAGGGATTTCCTTCCCACCCTGCTCCTGAGAACACTTCTCTCCTTCAGgactatacatatttatttataatatgcaATGATATGTACACATAAGATACACAGAACTGCACTATTTAAATGTGTCTGATTTGATGAATTTTGACCTATGTTAACACTTGGGATGCCAACACTAATTCAAGGGAATAAAGGGAGATCCATTACctccaaaagttcctgtgttccgtgtgtgtgtgtgtgtgtgtgtgtgtgtgtgtacaagagCATTTAACATAAGATCCACCCTTTGGGAAAATTTTTGAAGTGTACAATACCATATCATTAACTTCAGACACAATGTTgtacagcagatctctagaacttattcatgTTGCATCACTGAAACTTTATACGTGTTGAATAACAACTCCCCATTTCCTCAAACCCAATGGCCAACCCTGGACACCATTATTGTATTCATTGCTTCTATTAGGTTGACTGTTTTAGACAGTTCCTATAAGTAGGCTCATTCAGTGTTAGTCCTTCtgtatctggtttatttcaccAAGTATAATGTCCTCGGAGTTCATCCACATGGTAGCATAAGAGAAGATTTCCTCCCATACTAaggttaaataatattccatttatatgtatataccacattctctttgtTCAAGTATGCATAAAACCTACAATGAAATGTCATTTTGTAACTATTAAGATggccattataaaaaaaaatggggctgggagtgtagctcagaagtagagttcttgcctggtgtgcacaaggccctgagtccCATCTCcagaattgataaataaataagtaaataatgagtgctggtgaggatatgaagaaattggaaccctcttgttctgttggtggtaaTGTAACTTGGGGTAAGAAAAAcggtatggaaattcctcaaaatattaaaactggACCTACCAGCAATCACGCTTCTGTGTGCATAGGCTAGAGAAGTGAAAAGAGAGGCTTGCACTttcatgttcactgcagcatcattcacaatagccaaagggCAGAAACAAAAcccttttttctgtcttctacaccttcctctttcctttccttctgctttttaaCCTTGCTAGATGCTCTTTCCCTCCACCTGTGTTACCCCCCTTGCCATCTTCTCCAGCCTCCCATCAGGGCACCCACTTCTCCTCTCCCTATCTATTTCTCAGCACTGAATCTGGGTCCATCTTCTCCACTGAACCAAAGCCATTATCAGCACCAATGACTTCCTCAACACCAAATCCACTGGTTTCTTCTAcctatgacttttaaaaatatttttctggattCCTAAATACTTCCTGACTTAACTTTGGGTTTCCTGACCCACCTCCAACTATGCCTCTGTCTTCTACTGGcttcttcctttccccatccctgaGTGAAGTTACCACCAAGAAACATTCTTTCCTCACCCTACATTTTTCCTTGGTAATCTCACTTATCTGTACAATTACCTTGTAAGATCTTAACCCCATAGGGTATGGAAAgataaataacttgcccaaggtcacagctaATAAGTAGCACAGCTGAGAATCACATCAAGGCAGTCTATCTGCAAAGTCCTGGGCTTAGCCAGAACTCTGCCTCACCTCCTACAGCTCTATGAATGGTGACCACTTGTAACGTGTGAACCTACATATGTATTCCTCAGTTTCAACTGTTATCTATTCATGGCTAAACACTTTTCCAACCaatccccccacccacccacctgcttCTCCCTTACTCTGGTTTTTCTAAAGCCAATCCAACACACATTATTTCATCTATAAATAGTCCAGTATGGCTCTTTAAAGAATATGAAACTGATTCATAAAATTGCAATTTTTCTATTCCTAAGTACTGTTCAAATTGTTTTTCAGGAAACAGGCACAAAACCTTAGCTATGTTCTCATAGCTTAAAATGACTTTGAGAGACTGGTCAGCCAAAAGTTTCTGAGGATGTGTAGAACTTGAGGAAGAACAGGACCTCATGGATGTAGATTAGAAGCAAGGGGTACTGCCAAATGTAGCAGGACCAACCAGAATTATCCACCTGGTCCATATTCCACCTGGACCAGTGTACTGGGTGTAGACTGTTCCACCAAAAGACTCCTGATTACAGCCCATCAGCCCTCTGTTTCCCCTTATCCTTGACCAGTCCCTTCATTACCGGCCAACTTGAGAGACAGATATGAGGACATTTCCTCTATTCTCATTGATTGACCATCaataaaactcattttatgaatagCAGTGCCATAGCATTGAGTTCTATGTGTATTTGGCAGCAAGCCCTTGCTTGGTAACAAATTCATACCAAACTTTTAAAACACAATGCCAGGCAGCCCGGAGATTCTAACAGAGGCCTGCCACCTTCCCCACCACACCACAGCCCATCCCGCGCCTGCCCGGGGAGCCACCCTGCGCTGGgattccttattcaccaaagcatGGCTCCTCGGCCCAACATCAGGGTACATATAGGCTTGAGGCTACCACCACCACAAAACTGGGATATTGCCACTTCTATCAAGGGACAACAATAAGGATCTGGTAAGACATCACCAAGGTCCCATTgggcctggctgcaccagagTTTTTCTCTACTTGGAGTGCTAACAGTTATCCGGTTGCTGAGGTAACAGGAAGTCTTGTACAGGGTTTCCTatcttgtttctcctactaacagccaCTCTTATGATTAGCCTCTCACTAGTCATGtgatctaatacctctatattctcacatcctacctcataaacatctcagccaacctTCCAGTCCCCCCATCTACCATTAAAAACTGTAAGCCATTATGCAAACCCATTGACTATTTATGGTAGAAAATAAccgaactcatcatttctgattatagtgacaaaactgcaaatgtaaaaatagaagctaactgatataTGGCTGCACATAGGGTACATTGAGTACTGTAATACTGAGCTCGCCCTTAAAAGTGAGTATTGATAACCTATAGGGACACTATAAAAGACAATGGGGCAAAAGCtataatacctcagatctacacttcgagagaggaagacacatagacgtcatgaaaaaacaaaggaggaaagtaccccaaacaaaccaagatacttcaacaatagaatccatagatatctcagtaggtgaaatgtcagaggaggagttcagaatatacataactaaaatgatttaggaattaaagaatgacctaagtgagcagatacaggcaaaaatcaatcactccaacaaagagataagaaagcaaaGACATGTTGTAAGAGATtactccaagaaaaaaaagagagatacttaaaaaaaaaacagaactccttgaaatgaaagaaacaatataccaattaaaaaactcaatagatagcatcaccagcaaactagatcacttggaagacaggaccttagacaatgaagacaaaatataccatcttgaaaataaagttgacctcacagtgaagatggtaagaaaccatgaacagaatatccaagaattatgggataccatcaaaagactacatttaagatttattgggagagaggaaggttcagagtttcaaatcaaaggaatgcacaatctcttcaatgaaataatatcagaaaattttccaagcatgaagaatgaattggaaaatcaaatacaagaggactataggacaccaaatgtacaaaattgcaacagatctacaccaagacacattataatgaaaatgcctagcatacagaataaggatagaattttaaaggctgcaagagagaaaaatcagattacctataagggaagaccaatttggatctcagcaaatttttcaacccatactctcaaagccaggagatcctggaacaacatattacCAAACTCTAAAAGATattggatgccaaccaagaatcttatatccagaaaaaataagcttcaaatttgacaatgaaataaaaaccttctataataaacaaaagctaaaaaaatttacagcaagaaagcctgcactacagaacattcttggcaaaatattccatgaggaggaaatgaaaaactgcaaagggaagaactacaagaaaggaaaagccaaccaaaggaaaaaccaagtcaagctaaataccaaagataaacaaaaatgaccagtaatacaaatcatgtttcaataataaccctaaatgttaatggcgtaaagagagaatattttggagagagaaaactcaaattactcaCATCcgtgatgaaaaggaaatattacaacagacactacagaaatacagaagctaattagaaattattttgaaaatctgtactccaataaaagagaaaatattgaaggcatcaaaaaatttctagaggcatatgatatgcccaaactaaatcaggattatatacacaatttaaacagattaatttcaagcaaggaaatagaggatgccatcagaagcctaccaaccaagaaaagtccaggaccagattgatacacagctgagttctaccagacctttaaagaataactaactctacttcatgaaatagaaaaagagggaacacttccaaacacattctatgaggccattattgccctgattccaaaaccagacaaagacacaccaaagaaaaaaaacttcagaccaatatctctaatgaataaattttcaataaaattctggcaaatcaaatacaaaagcatatcaaaaagatagtagggttcatcccagggatgcaaggttggttcaacatacggaaatcaataaatgtaattcatttatataaatacagcacaccttcatgttcaaaacgctagaaaaactagggatattaggaacatacctcaacattgtaaaggctatctatgctaaaccccaggccaacatcattctaaatggagaaacagtgaaggcattccctctaaaaattggaacaaggcagggatgccttctttcaccacttctatttaacatagttcttgaaactctagccagagcaatcagacagatgaaagaaagtaaagggatacggttaggtaaagaagaactcaaattagcactatttgctgatgatatgattctatacctagaagacccaaaacattccaccataAATCtcctagagctaataaatgaattcagcaaagtaactggatataaaatcaacacccataaatcaaaggcatttctgtatatcagggacaaatcctcagaaaaagaaactaggaaaaacactccatttacaatagcctcaaaataaataaataaataaaacacttgggaataaacttaatgaaagaggtaaaagacctctacaatgaaaactacagcattctaaaaaaagaaattaaagaagaccttagaagatgggaagatctaccttgttcttggatagatagaattaatattgtcaaaatgaccatactaccaaaagcactatacagattcaatgcaatcccaattaaaatcccaatgaattcctcatagaaatagaaaaagcaatcagaaatttatctggaaaaataagagacccagaatagccaaagcaatccttagcaagtagagtgaagctggtggcattactataccagaacttaaactatactacagagcaatagtaacaaaaacagcatggtattggcaccaaaatagacttgtagacctatgggacagaatagaggacacagagactaacccacataactacagttatcttatattagacaaaggagccaaaaatgcacattggaaaaaagatagcctcttcaacaaatggtgctgggaaaactggaaatccacatttaacaaaatgaaattaacctctatctctcaccatgcacaaaactcaaatcaaagtgggccaaggacctaggaattaaacccaagacttgcacctaatggaagaaaaagtaggcccaaatctccatcatgttggattaggcccaactttcttaatgagactcctatggtgcaagaattaaaaccaagaatcaataaatgggatgaattcaaactaaaaagcttcttctcagcaaagaaacaatcaatgaggtgactAGAGAGCCttcatcttgggagcaaattttttactacaagcacatcagatagagcactaatctctaggatatataaagcactcaaaaatcttaataccaaaaaatcaACCCAATCactaaatgggcaaagaaactgaacagacacttcacagaagaagaaataccaaggatcaacaaatatattaaaaagtgttcaacatctctaacaatcagagaaatacaaagcaaaattatTCTTAGATTCAATctcgctccagtcagaatggcaattatcaagaatacaaacaagtgttggcaaggatgtggaggaaagacacactcatacattgctggtgggactgaaaattggtgcagccaatctggaaagcagtatagagattccttggaaaacttggaatagaaccaccatttgatacagctatcccactccttggtttatacccaaaggacttaaaaacagcatacaacagggatgcagccatatcaatgtttatagcagcacaattcacaatagtggaaccaacccagatacccttcagtagatgaatggatagggaaactttggtaaatatacacaatggaacattactcagcattaaaagagaataaaatcatggcatttgcaggtaaatggatggagttggagaatataatgctaagtgaagtaagccaatccccaaaaaccaaaggccaaatgttttctttgatatgaggatactgACCTATAATGGTGATGGGGAgcatggggagcatgggagaaatggaagtattttagatagggcaaaggggagggaggggtaggaatgatagtgaaatgagttagacatcattaccctaagtacatgtatgaagacatgaatggtgtgaaaatacttgtgtatagtgacttgaaaaattgtgctctgtatgtgtaatatgaaatgaattgcattctgccatcgtgtataacacattagaataaataaataatttaattaaaaaacacaatgccaatccctctggaaagcagtatggagattcctcagaaaacttggactggaatcaccatttgacccagttatcccactcctcagcat
This window contains:
- the Gjb6 gene encoding gap junction beta-6 protein, with amino-acid sequence MDWGTLHTFIGGVNKHSTSIGKVWITVIFIFRVMILVVAAQEVWGDEQEDFVCNTLQPGCKNVCYDHFFPISHIRLWALQLIFVSTPALLVAMHVAYYRHETARRFRKGEKRNEFKDLEDIKKQKVRIEGSLWWTYTSSIFFRIIFEAAFMYVFYFLYNGYHLPWVLKCGIEPCPNLVDCFISRPTEKTVFTIFMISASVICMLLNVAELCYLLLKVCFRRSKRTQTQRNHPNHAIKESKQNEMNELISDSGQNAITGFPS